The Arachis ipaensis cultivar K30076 chromosome B03, Araip1.1, whole genome shotgun sequence region TGTTTGCCCTTTTATCTGTACAAATCACTTGCTCCTTTTAACTAAAATACCAAGTGAAGTGCAGAACCAAGGTGGGGAACTATTAATGAAAAATAGCATGTTCCTACTCAAAATAAGATGAAAATAGGATAAAATGTGAGTGAGTTGAAATCCTACAGTTTGGAGACCTTCTCTCTCAAGCATCAGCATAGACTGCACTTGCAATTGAACTGCAGCATAAAATTGCTTCTCAGCAATGAGCATACGTGCTGGAACCTGCAACTTAGATCTTCAGACTCAAAATCCTCCATGAAAGATAGAGAAGtttaaacagataacagaaaaggaagcaattaaaacaaaaagtttaaaagaaaTCAGGAAGCATGCACAAATGTATACATGCAAGCAGAAAATGCAACCTTGAGATGCATTTCCTCTAGCACCTGAGAAAGACATTATATGAACTGGATTTACGGGGTCGGTCATCCTAAAATTGGGACTCACTTGTCGTAAATATTCACTTGTAGCATACCATATCTCATTGGATTGGCGGGTGAATAAAATCCATAAAAAATACTTATCAAAAAAAGTGATCCATTGAGTCATACTAAGTATATTTGAATTCTATTGATTATAAACTATCGTTATaacaatataagaaaaaaaaaatcccaacATAAATTCTTGGTGCTTCAATACTGGAGAGTTCTAGTCTAGAAGCTCCTTGATGCAGCAATAGACCATGGTTGATCAAATATCTATAGTAGTGCGTTGGTATCACTATGCTAAGAATGAAAATCCATAATAGCATTGATTCACAAGAAGATAATTGTTAGCATTAGCCTAATTTCATCGCCATTCCAAGCACAGTGAGCTTTCACGAGTTATAATGTCACTGTATATAAGTCTAGTTCTATAgcttcaatgaattttaaggtcATTATGTGCTTCACATCTAAAACTACTACAAAAGTTCTACACATGTACAGATGTAGCACACTGGATATGAAACTGCAAATGCAATTTTGCATACTGTTTATTCTATCCCAAACTGTTAAAAGAGGCAAAAAGTGACTCCAAGTCATAGCAAATATAATTAGAATATTAGAGGAAGCTAGCGTAAGTTCTGACACGATACTGTCTTTTAAtcagcaacaaacaaagcaatgCAATTGAATCAAGAAATAAAAAAACAGTAAACACTTGGGAAATAAAGGATTGACCTTAGCAATGCCTTCAATTTGATCCAATAAGGAGATTATGTGTCGCAATGTAACTGAGTGATACCATAATTGATGCAATTGTTTATTGCGCGCACTAAGGTGCTTCTTTGCCTCTGCCAAATCTACCTTTAAGACGGAGATACTCTCAGTGGAATCACTGAAAAACTTCAAGATCTGAAGATAAACAAGATATTTGTTAAATGGAAAATCATAATGAAAGGCCAATCCTAATTCAGCTACTCTATGTAAACAAGAGAGAAGTGGCAAACTCTTAAGAATTCTACAAAGTAACAACTGCCAAAACTACAATAGGAAGTTTGTAGCACAATAAATTGAACAACAATAAGAACAACGAAAACAATAATAACCATCAACCATTTTCCCATTAAGCGGGATGCAAAGTAACTGGGAAATTTAAGGAACTATAATCTGAAGGTGGACCTCCATTAACACCCACAATCAAACTCCCTGAAGTTTCAGTTGTCAAGTACTGGCAGTTTGAACCAATTGTTCCAGGTCAACATAACAATTTTAAAAAGAACCCATGAGAATGAAATATTAAGAAACCTGGGAATAGTTTTGGATAGCTTTGTTGAAGCCACTATGATAGGTTTGTACTACTTCATCCACAACCTCCTCAACAACATCACTTTGCTCCTTCAACAATTGTGCAGCAGCATCACGATCTTTTGACGTCAAAATGTGAACAAAATGAGGTAGTGAATCAAAACGAGCAACAGTCCAACTCTCATCTATTTTAGCGAGTTCACGTCTCAAATACTGCATTTCGGTAGAGCAGAAAGACTCAAATTATCACAAATTTGAGAGATTAACACACGACAAAGAGCAATAGAAAACTAGATATATCAATGAAGGTTTTGGAGCAAACAATCTACAGTTCAAATTATAAGCTAGAAGTAAAAGataattttagtataaaatagCAATGAATCCCTCATGTGATGCATACAACTTTGGTTAATATAACCTGCATAGTGGTAAAAGAAGGCCATTTAATAAAAGTAATCCTATCTGTTGAGCAAAGCTAAGTTGGTTTGAAAAGACCATGAAGAGGTGAGGACTTTGAGAGCCAATCTGAAGCATTAAACGGGAAAAGTGTCAGCGTCTGGTGGTTTTTCTGCTGCTTTATTTTAAAGCAGCAGAGACTTATGATATTATTATATGGGCATATCCTAAACTTGCATCATATATAGCATTTTAGTGTCAAAACCAGTACATCTTAGAGTAGATGTTTAGAACCTCTTAACTACAATTACAAACTTTCAAGGTTCATGATTTTTATAGACGGGTTTCCTCTCGGAGATGCAGACAGATTGCAAAGCTTGGCctgttgatgtatttttttgtGTGTATCTTAACCTTCCATAAATTGAGGATTTCTGGTCCTCCATGCCTTTTGTAATATCCTTCTGTCCTTgtttaagaaaaaggaaaaagaaaaagaaatcaatTTTAAGTTATAATGAGAACAGTTTGCAGTTACAACAGCCTTTTGGCACCAAATGGGGTCAAATATGGGCCTACTTCAGACTAGTGTACTCTGTTGGAACCAAGGATGAAATAGACTGAGGATATAATTATAACATTGGACAGAAGTTGTTCTCCCACCCTTGTAAGGCATGAGCCTTATTCTGGAacataaacctaggttactgcaCCAAACTGCTCAAAGTTTCCCCATTTCTATTCCAGTAATCTACAAGCACTAGCAGTGAGGCCAAAAGTCCTTAGAATATAAATCAATTGCAGAGAATCCCTCTGAAAAGCAGTGATTAATCATTTTGAATACAAATCTAGAAAGTAACAAAGGAAAGCTTACAGCTTTGTCTTCAGGCAAAGGCAAGTCATCAAAAAGTCCCATATTTTGCTTTCAATGTATCCACACACCATAGAAGAGATAAGATTACCTTGTACTAACAAACCCACAGTTCTAACTGCAATGGATGAATACAAGTAATGAACACTCAAACTAATTGGCTGTGATAAACATGAATAATGTGAATAATCCAATTTCACCTAAAATAATGAAAAGAATCTGCTTCAATGGGTGCACTAGGCTTCAAGAAATGAAACTTAGTGTAAACCACAAAATTTGGAACCAAAAAAAGAAGGGGGGGAAAGTAAACAGGAAAATAAGGAAGAAGATCAAATGAAGATATAATAGCTATCATAAACTACTTCTGCAAAAGGATTTTCTGAAGCAAAGCACATGGTTTTAAAATCCAACAAAAGATAGTGtttcaacataaataaaaccGATATTCTACTCACTCATAATAAAATGAAGCTGAAAAAAGAATTGTAAAGAAGTAACCAATTATATTGTTTCCGTAATAAGTTAGAACAACAATAAGTTCAGTTTTACCAAAAAAAATCATTTCGGAATATTATCCCCTAATCAACCTCAAAACtcccaaaaataattaaatactggTT contains the following coding sequences:
- the LOC107630181 gene encoding exocyst complex component SEC8 isoform X1, with product MGLFDDLPLPEDKAYLRRELAKIDESWTVARFDSLPHFVHILTSKDRDAAAQLLKEQSDVVEEVVDEVVQTYHSGFNKAIQNYSQILKFFSDSTESISVLKVDLAEAKKHLSARNKQLHQLWYHSVTLRHIISLLDQIEGIAKVPARMLIAEKQFYAAVQLQVQSMLMLEREGLQTVGFQLTHILSYFHLILSRNMLFFINSSPPWFCTSLGILVKRSK
- the LOC107630181 gene encoding exocyst complex component SEC8 isoform X3 yields the protein MGLFDDLPLPEDKAYLRRELAKIDESWTVARFDSLPHFVHILTSKDRDAAAQLLKEQSDVVEEVVDEVVQTYHSGFNKAIQNYSQILKFFSDSTESISVLKVDLAEAKKHLSARNKQLHQLWYHSVTLRHIISLLDQIEGIAKVPARMLIAEKQFYAAVQLQVQSMLMLEREGLQTEVEVHGQYFSKR
- the LOC107630181 gene encoding exocyst complex component SEC8 isoform X2 → MQYLRRELAKIDESWTVARFDSLPHFVHILTSKDRDAAAQLLKEQSDVVEEVVDEVVQTYHSGFNKAIQNYSQILKFFSDSTESISVLKVDLAEAKKHLSARNKQLHQLWYHSVTLRHIISLLDQIEGIAKVPARMLIAEKQFYAAVQLQVQSMLMLEREGLQTVGFQLTHILSYFHLILSRNMLFFINSSPPWFCTSLGILVKRSK